One Pseudomonas syringae CC1557 genomic window, CATAGCGCACCCGTCGCGCAGCCTGCTCAATGCTCGCACCGGGCTCGACCTGGACACGCACAAGCTCGAATGTCACATCCAGCGCCTGACAGACTCGCTGACAATGCTCTGGCCAGGCATCGGCAGCGGGCTGCAGACCGTGATGCACATGAATGGCGTTGAGCGAAGGCAGGGATTCGCGGCTGGCGAGCTCAGCCAGAAGATGCAGGAGGACGGTGGAGTCGAGGCCGCCGGAAAAACCGACATGCCAGGTTGACGCATCGCGCCAGGGAGCAAGGGCCTGAAGAAGCCTGGTCGGAAGGTCATGACCGCTGCGTGTGGGGGTGGTCATTGGTGTTTCTCATCGGGCTTTGCCTGTTCGCACACTGACAGCTTCAGTGCTTAAGCAAGCCCTTTCGCGAACAAACGAAGCGTCGCGCGGTACGCTCCCACGCCCTTCGGGCAGAAGCCCGCAAGGCGTGGAAACAATCGGGGCGAGGCAGCTTACAGGCCGTAGCTCATCAGTCGCTCATAACGGCGCGCCAGCAGCGCGTCATTGTCGAACTCCTTGAGCATGGCCAACTGGCTGCTCAGCTCTTCACGGATCAGACCTGCTGCCGCCACCGGATCACGGTGCGCGCCGCCCAATGGCTCTGCGATAACCTTGTCGACGATACCCAGGCCTTTCAGGCGATCAGCCGTGATACCCATGGCTTCGGCAGCATCCGGTGCCTTCTCGGCGGTCTTCCACAGAATCGACGCACAGCCTTCCGGAGAGATCACCGCATAGGTCGAATACTGCAGCATGTTCAATTGGTCGCAGACGCCAATCGCCAGCGCACCACCAGAACCGCCTTCGCCAATGACTGTGGCGATGATCGGGGTTTTCAGACGCGCCATCACACGCAGGTTCCAGGCGATTGCTTCGCTCTGGTTGCGCTCTTCGGCGTCGATGCCCGGATAGGCACCCGGCGTGTCGATGAAGGTCAGGATCGGCATCTTGAAACGCTCGGCCATCTCCATCAGACGGCAGGCCTTGCGGTAGCCTTCGGGACGCGGCATGCCGAAGTTGCGACGAACCTTCTCGCGGACTTCACGGCCTTTCTGATGACCGATGATCATGACCGGCTGATTGTCCAGACGAGCGATGCCGCCAACAATCGCAGCGTCATCGGAGAAGTGCCGATCGCCATGCAACTCGTCGAACTCGGTAAAAATGTTTTCGATGTAATCCAGTGTGTACGGACGGCGCGGATGACGCGCCATGCGCGCGATCTGCCAGCTGGTCAGGTTACCGAAGATACTTTCGGTGAGCGTCTTGCTCTTGTCCTGCAACCGGGATATCTCGTCGCCGATGTTCAGCGAGTTGTCATTGCCCACCAGGCGCAGCTCTTCGATTTTGGCCTGCAAGTCAGCGATAGGCTGTTCGAAATCAAGAAAATTCGGGTTCATAGGCATCCGTCTTGGGTAAACGGCCAAGAGGCCGGCCGGTTGATCCGTCTGCGCCTTTCCTGTTCGGAACAGGCGCGGTCAGGTCGAAATTAAATTCAGCGTCGAGCGCAGGTCGGGCCTGCGGCATTCAACGATACTGGAGAAAGACGTTCTCACGCCCGAACTGGTCACGCAGAGCTTGAATCAAGCTGTCTGCAGGATCAATACGCCAGGCTTCTCCCAATTGCAGCAATGCTCTGGCGTCCTGCCCCGTGTAGTCCACCGTGATCGGGCAGGCACCGCGATGGCGCTTGCACAGATCACCCAGCCAGCGCAGCCGGTCACCCTTGAGTGCGTCGGCATGCACCGTCACACGCAGGCTTTCGGCCAGATTGGTACGCGCATCCTCGATACTCATGACACGTTTGGCGCGCAGTCGCAGCCCGCCGGAGAAGTCATCGTTGCTCACTTCACCTTCGACCACAACCATAGCATCGGTCTGCAGCAACGACTGGGCCGAATGAAACGCCTCGGCAAACAGCGATGCTTCGATACGTGCCGAGCGGTCGTCCAGGGTAATGAACCCCATCTTGTCGCCCTTCTTGTTCTTCATCACGCGCAGGGCGATGATCAGGCCGGCCACCGTCTGCGTGTCTCTGGCCGGTTTGAGGTCAATGATCCGCTGACGGGCAAAGCGGCGGATTTCGCCTTCGTACTCGTCAATCGGGTGCCCGGTCAGGTACAGCCCCAGGGTTTCCTTCTCGCCACGCAGGCGATCCTTGAGGCTCAGCTCACGGGTCTTGCGATGATTGGCATAAACGTCGGCATCCGCTTCGACGAACAGGCCGCCGAACAGGTCCGAGTGACCACTGTCGCGACTGCGCGCCGTCTGCTCGGCAGCCTGAATGGCCTCTTCCAGCGCCGCGAGCAATACCGAACGGTTACGGTCGATATTGGCCTGATACGCCTTGGGTTCCAGTTCGAAGTACGGACCGAGACGATCCAGCGCACCACTGCGAATCAGACCGTCCAGGGTTCGCTTGTTGACTCGCTTGAGGTCGACCCGGGCACAGAAATCGAACAGGTCCTTGAACGGCCCACTCTGGCGCGCGTCGGTGATGGCCTCGACGGGCCCCTCGCCCACGCCCTTGATCGCACCAAGACCGTAAAGAATGCGGCCGTCGTCGCTGACCGTGAACTTGAACTCGGAGATGTTCACGTCCGGCGCGTCGAGGCGCAGTTTCATGGTGCGCACTTCTTCGATCAAGGTCACGACCTTGTCGGTGTTGTGCATGTCCGCCGACAGCACGGCAGCCATGAACGGCGCCGGATAGTGCGTCTTCAGCCAGGCGGTCTGGTAAGACACCAGTCCATAAGCCGCCGAGTGAGATTTGTTGAAGCCGTAACCGGCGAATTTCTCCACCAGGTCGAAAATGTTACCGGCAAGGTCCGGGTCGATATTATTGGTCTTGCAACCGTCGATGAAACCGCCGCGCTGCTTGGCCATTTCCTCAGGCTTCTTCTTGCCCATCGCCCGACGCAGCATGTCCGCACCGCCAAGGGTGTAACCGGCCATGACCTGGGCGATCTGCATCACCTGTTCCTGATACAGAATGATGCCGTAAGTCGGTGCCAGCACCGGCTTCAGGCCTTCGTACTGGTAATCGACATGCGGGTAGGACAGCTCGGCGCGCCCGTGCTTACGGTTGATGAAGTCATCCACCATGCCCGATTGCAGAGGGCCGGGACGGAACAGCGCCACCAGTGCGATCAAGTCTTCCAGACAGTCGGGCTTGAGCTTTTTGATCAGCTCTTTCATGCCGCGCGACTCAAGCTGGAACACCGCCGTGGTTTCGGCCCGCTGCAACAGCTGATAGGTCGGCATGTCGTCGAGCGGAATGAACGCGATGTCCAACGGCTCTTCGTCGACCTTGGCGCGCTCGCGGTTGATGGTCTTGAGCGCCCAGTCGATGATGGTCAGGGTACGCAGGCCGAGGAAGTCGAACTTCACCAGCCCGGCCGCCTCGACATCGTCCTTGTCGAACTGGGTCACCAGACCGTCACCGGCCTCGTCGCAATAGATCGGCGAGAAGTCCGTCAGCTTGGTCGGGGCGATGACCACACCACCGGCGTGCTTGCCGACGTTACGCACAATGCCTTCCAGCTTGAGCGCCATCTCCCAGATTTCCGCAGCTTCCTCGTCGACCTTGAGGAAGTCACGGAGGATTTCTTCCTGCTCGTAGGCTTTTTCGAGGGTCATGCCGACTTCGAACGGGATCATCTTCGACAGACGATCCGCCAGGCCGTAGGACTTGCCCTGCACCCGCGCCACGTCGCGAACCACAGCCTTGGCAGCCATGGAACCAAAGGTAATGATCTGGCTGACCGCGTTGCGCCCGTATTTCTCGGCCACATACTCGATGACCCGATCGCGGCCGTCCATGCAGAAGTCGACGTCGAAGTCGGGCATGGAAACCCGCTCGGGGTTCAGGAAGCGTTCGAACAGCAGGTCGTATTCCAGCGGATCAAGGTCGGTGATCTTCTGCACATAGGCAACCAGTGAACCGGCACCCGAACCACGGCCCGGCCCCACCGGCACACCGTTGCTCTTGGCCCACTGGATGAAGTCCATCACGATCAGGAAATAGCCGGGGAAGCCCATCTGGATAATGATATCCAGCTCGAAATTCAGCCGGTCGACGTAGACCTGACGTTTGGCCTCGTAATCTTCGGTCGTGTCCTTTGGCAACAGGACAGAAAGACGCTCTTCAAGGCCGTCGAACGAGACTTTGCGGAAATACTCGTCGATGGTCATGCCATCGGGAATCGGGAAGTTGGGCAGGAAGTGAGTGCCCAGCTTGACGTCGATGTTGCAGCGTTTGGCAATCTCGACGGTGTTTTCGAGGGCTTCCGGCAGGTCGCTGAACAGCTCGGCCATTTCTTCCGGGCTTTTCAGGTATTGCTGATCGCTGTAGTTGTGCGAGCGACGCGGGTCGTCCAGCGCACGGCCTTCGCCGATGCACACACGGGTCTCATGGGCCTCGAAGTCGGCCTGCTTGATGAAGCGCACATCGTTGGTCGCCACCAGCGGCGCACCGTGGCGCTGGGCAAGGGCTACAGCGGCGTGCAGATGCTCTTCGTCATTGGTGCGATTGGTGCGCTGAACTTCGATATAGAAGCGGTCAGGAAAGACTTCCAGCCACTCGCGCAACAGTTCGTCCGCCTCGCCGGGATTACCGCCTAGCAGCGCCATGCCGATCTCGCCTTCCTTGGCCGCAGAAAGCGCAATCACGCCTTCGCTGGCCTGCGCAACCCACTGGCGCTGGATGACGATCTGACCGTTGCGCTGGCCTTCGATGAAGCCGCGCGAGATCAGCTCGGTCAGATTGCGATAGCCCTGGGCGTTCATCGCCAACAGGCTTATGCGGCTGAGCGCGGCATCTTCGTCCCGGCCCGCCAGCCACAGATCGACACCACAGATCGGCTTGATGCCCGAGCCCTGCGCGGCCTTGTAGAACTTGACCAGCGAACACATGTTGTTCTGATCGGTCACCGCCACGGCGGGCATGTTCATGCCGGTCAGCGCCTTGATCAACGGTTTGACCCGGACCAGACCGTCAACCAGCGAATATTCGGTGTGCAGGCGTAGATGAACGAAAGAAGCCGGCATGGTGATCCTATAACGCGAAAATACAAACGAAGGGCGGGATTGTAGCGGCCTCCGGCAGAAACGTCAGTCCTGAAGCAAACCGATCGACGACGAGAGCGCTTCGCCGATGATCATCCCGGCACGTGCTTCGTGGGCGGCACGCACAGGCGCGAAAGAACGCCGATGAATGGGCGTAGGGCCCAGCCGGGCCAGCGCTTCCAGATGCACCGGCGTAGGATAACCCTTGTGCCCGCCGATGCCATAACCCGGATAAACCAGCTCAAGCTCGGCCATTTCCCGATCCCGGCTCACCTTGGCCAGAATCGATGCCGCAGCGATGGCCGGTACTTTGGCATCACCCTGCACCACCGGCGCAGAAGGCACGGACAATTGCGGGCAGCGGTTGCCGTCGATCAGGGCCAGTCTTGGCGTGATCACCAGGCCTTCGACTGCGCGCTTCATGGCCAGCATCGTGGCGTGCAAAATGTTCAGTTGATCAATTTCTTCGACTTCGGCCCGGGCGATGAACCAGCACAGGGCTTTTTCCTGAATCTCGACAAACAGCTTTTCCCGTTTAGCCTGGGTCAGCTTTTTCGAGTCATTCAGCCCGAGGATGGGTCGGGTCGGGTCAAGAATGACGGCAGCCGTGACCACGGCACCGCACAGCGGGCCACGTCCGACTTCATCAACGCCTGCGACCAGATCCTCAACCAGGGTGAAATCCAGACCTGTCTGCATGGTAGGCGAACTCACAGTGCGGGTGACTGGCCGAGCAGGCCCAGTACTGCATCAGCCGCCTGATTGGAGGCATCACGCCGCAGGACCCGATGAATCTCGTCGAACCCTGCGGTCTGCGCATGCCCGTCGTCGATCAACGGCAGCAGCGCCCGGGCCAGTGTCTCGGCGGTGGCATCATCCTGAAGCAACTCCGGCACCAGCAGCCGCTGGGCAAGGAGATTTGGCAGTGACACATAAGGGCTTTTGACCAGCCGTTTAAGTATCCAGAATGTCAGCGGTGCCATGCGGTAGGCGACGACCATCGGCCGCTTGTAGAGCAGCGCTTCCAGCGTGGCAGTACCGGAGGCGATAAGCACCGCATCACAGGCGGCCAGTGCAATGTGTGACTGACCGTCAAGCAACGTGACGGGCAAGTTGCGACCCTGCAACAGCTCTTCGACCTGAACACGCCGCTGCGGGTTGGCACACGGCAATACGAACCGCACGGTGGGCCGCTCGGCCAGCAAACGCTCGGCAGCATCAAAGAACAGACCGCCAAGACGACCCACTTCACCGCCACGGCTGCCTGGCATCAGCGCAACAACCGGGCCCTGCGCGGCAAAGCCCAGTTGGGCCCGAGCAGCGGCCCGATCGGATTCGAGGGGAATGGTATCGGCCAGCGGATGGCCGACAAACCGCACCGGCACGCCCTTCTCTTCGTAGAAACGCGCCTCGAACGGCAGCAGGGTCAGCATCAGGTCGCAGCCTTCGCGAATCTTCAAGACCCGCTTCTGGCGCCAGGCCCAGACTGACGGGCTGACGTAGTGCACGGTCTTGATGCCGGCACGACGCAATTGCAACTCGATATTGAGCGTGAAATCAGGGGCATCGATACCGATGAATGCGTCCGGCTTCTCTTTGATCAGGGTCTGGACCAGCAACTTGCGGCGGGCCAAAAGCTCACGTAGACGACCCAGCACTTCCACCAGCCCCATAACCGACAGGCGTTCCATAGGGAAATAAGACTGCATGCCCTCCGCCTCCATCAACGGACCACCGACGCCGATGAACTGAACATCGGGGTGGTGCGTCTTGATGGCGCGCATCAGGCCGGAACCGAGAATATCGCCAGAGGCCTCGCCAGCGACCAGCGCAATGCGTAATGGGCTGGTCATGATTAGCGGATAATGCCGCGAGTCGATGTCTGAATGGACTCGACGAACACTGCGACTTCAGGAAACTGTGCCGCAGGTTCGGCCAGTTCGGTCAGCGCCTGGGCAATGGTCAGCCCTTGGCGGTAGACGGTTTTGTAGGCTCTGCGCAGCGCGTGAATGGCTTCCTCGGAGAAGCCGCGACGACGCATGCCTTCGAAGTTCATGCTGCGCGCCTCGGCCGGGTTGCCGAACACCGTGACAAACGCAGGAACGTCTTTGCCGATGGCCGTGCCCATTCCGGAAAAACTGTGCGCGCCGATATGGCAAAACTGATGCACAAGGGTGAAACCGGACAGAATCGCCCAGTCGTCAACGTGAACATGGCCAGCCAACGCTGTGTTGTTGACCAGAATAACGTGATTGCCGATCACACTGTCATGGCCAATATGCGCATAGGCCATGATCAGATTATGATCACCCAGGGTGGTTTCAGCGCGGTCCTGAATGGTGCCACGGTGGATGGTCACGCCTTCGCGAATCACATTGTGATCACCAATCACCAGGCGGGTCTCTTCGCCCTTGTACTTGAGATCAGGCGTGTCTTCGCCCACCGATGAAAACTGATAGATGCGGTTATGCTTGCCGATCTTCGTTGGTCCCTTGAGGACAACGTGAGGACCGATGACTGTACCCTCGCCAATTTCCACACCGGCTCCGATAATCGACCAAGGGCCGACCTCAACGCTGTCGGCCAGAACGGCCGTCGGATCGATGATTGCGCGAGAGTCAATCAAACTCATAGTTTACGTTCCGCACAGATGATTTCGGCGGAGCATACAGCCTTGCCATCAACGGTCGCCTTGCACAGGAACTTCCAGATCTGGCGCTTGCTGCTCAGGAACTGGGCTTCAAGGACCAGCTTGTCGCCCGGCAGAACCGGCTGACGGAAACGCAGTTTGTCCGAACCCACGAAATAATAGAGAGTACCGTCGGATGGCTTGCTGTCGAGCATCTTGAACGCAAGAATACCGGCTGCCTGTGCCATCGCTTCGATGATCAACACGCCCGGCATGATTGGATGCTCAGGGAAATGACCGTTGAAAAAAGGCTCGTTGACGCTGACATTCTTGTAGGCGCAAATGTTCTTGTTCTCGATATCCAGCTCGGTCACACGGTCCACCAGCAGGAACGGGTAACGATGAGGCAGGTATTCGCGAATTTCTTTGATGTCCATCATTTCGAGGGGAAGCCTGTAGTAAAGATTAGGAGTGCGTCGCGACTGCGCAGCACCCCTCTACATCAAGGAGGCAGTTTATCGACTGTGCACACTTGATATTAAAAAGGTATCAGCCATCAGATGAGCGATTAACCGAAGAGGTCACCGTCTCTACAACCTTTTCGAGCTTTTGCAGACGCCTCGCCATGTCGTCGATCTTGCGCAGACGAGCTGCACTCTTTCGCCATTCGGCAGCAGGCTGCATCGCCGTACCTGAAGAGTAGGAACCCGGCTCGGTAATGGAGTGCGTAACCATGGTCATTCCGGTGATGAAGACGCCATCACAAATCTCGATATGCCCGACCAGACCGACACCACCTGCGAACATGCAATGCTTGCCGATCTTTGTGCTTCCGGAAATACCGACACAGGCGGCCATCGCCGTGTGATCACCAATCTGCACGTTGTGGGCGATCTGAATCTGGTTATCCAGCTTCACACCGTTGCCTATACGCGTGTCATCCAGTGCACCGCGGTCAATCGCTGTATTGACGCCGATTTCGACATCATCACCCAGGGTGACGCCGCCGATCTGTGCGATCTTCTGCCAGACACCTTTCTCGTTGGCAAAACCAAAACCTTCGCCCCCCAGTACTGCACCTGACTGAATAACCACACGTTTACCAATACGAACATCGTGGTAAAGCGTCACACGCGGCGCCAGCCAGCCACCCTCGCCAATCTCGCAGCGAGCGCCGATAAAGCAGTGAGCACCAATGGTGACACCTGCAGCAATACGCGCACCGCTCTCGACCACGGCAAAAGCACCAATGCTGGCGGCTGGATCAACCTCGGCATCCTCGGCAATTACTGCTGTCGGGTGCACGCCCGCCGCGCTTTTAGGCTTGGGGTCGAACAAATGGGATATACGCGCATAAGCCAGATAAGGATCCGGAACCAGCAGCGCATCTCCGGCATAGCCGTCGGCATCTGCCGGCTTGAGCAGCAAGGCAGCCGCTTGGGCATCAACCAGGAATTTACGGTATTGAGGATGTGCCAGGAAACTTATCTGACCAGGGCCGGCCTCTTGCAAGGAGGCCAGCCCGGTGATGTCCTTGTCCTTGTCGCCACGCAATGTGGCGCCAAGGAACTCGGCCAAATGACCGAGCTTGATGACTATGCTCATGATTACTTCAGCTGGTTCATGCGCTCGATGACCTGGCGAGTCACGTCGTACTGAGGCTTGACGTCAATCACCGCACCGCGCTCGAAGACCAGATCGAAACCACCTTTCTTGATGACTTCTTCAACAGCCTGATCCAGCTTCGGCTTGAGCTGTTTGAGCATTTCACGGTCGGCCACTGCCTTGGCTTCGTTCAGTTCCTTGGACTGGAACTGGAAGTCGCGGGCCTTTTGCTTGAACTCAAGCTCCAGACGCTCGCGCTCAGGCTGAGCCATCTTGTCGCCACCGCTTACCAGACGGTCCTGGATGCCCTTGGCGCTGCTTTCCAGGCTTTTCAGCTTGGTGAGTTGCGGGCCGAATTTTTTCTCGGCATCGACTGCGTAACGCTTGGCGGCGTCGGATTCCAGCAGGGCCATCTGATAATTCAGGACCGCGATTTTCATTTCAGCAAATGCAGGGCTGGCAACCAATACGGTGGCCAGCATTACCAGTTGAGTCAACTTACGCACAATACAACTCCTACAAAATTCGTTGCGTTATCAAAGATCAGACGCTTAGAAAGTCTGACCCAGGGAGAATTGGAATACCTGAGTTTCTG contains:
- the accA gene encoding acetyl-CoA carboxylase carboxyl transferase subunit alpha, translated to MNPNFLDFEQPIADLQAKIEELRLVGNDNSLNIGDEISRLQDKSKTLTESIFGNLTSWQIARMARHPRRPYTLDYIENIFTEFDELHGDRHFSDDAAIVGGIARLDNQPVMIIGHQKGREVREKVRRNFGMPRPEGYRKACRLMEMAERFKMPILTFIDTPGAYPGIDAEERNQSEAIAWNLRVMARLKTPIIATVIGEGGSGGALAIGVCDQLNMLQYSTYAVISPEGCASILWKTAEKAPDAAEAMGITADRLKGLGIVDKVIAEPLGGAHRDPVAAAGLIREELSSQLAMLKEFDNDALLARRYERLMSYGL
- the lpxB gene encoding lipid-A-disaccharide synthase produces the protein MTSPLRIALVAGEASGDILGSGLMRAIKTHHPDVQFIGVGGPLMEAEGMQSYFPMERLSVMGLVEVLGRLRELLARRKLLVQTLIKEKPDAFIGIDAPDFTLNIELQLRRAGIKTVHYVSPSVWAWRQKRVLKIREGCDLMLTLLPFEARFYEEKGVPVRFVGHPLADTIPLESDRAAARAQLGFAAQGPVVALMPGSRGGEVGRLGGLFFDAAERLLAERPTVRFVLPCANPQRRVQVEELLQGRNLPVTLLDGQSHIALAACDAVLIASGTATLEALLYKRPMVVAYRMAPLTFWILKRLVKSPYVSLPNLLAQRLLVPELLQDDATAETLARALLPLIDDGHAQTAGFDEIHRVLRRDASNQAADAVLGLLGQSPAL
- a CDS encoding OmpH family outer membrane protein, translated to MRKLTQLVMLATVLVASPAFAEMKIAVLNYQMALLESDAAKRYAVDAEKKFGPQLTKLKSLESSAKGIQDRLVSGGDKMAQPERERLELEFKQKARDFQFQSKELNEAKAVADREMLKQLKPKLDQAVEEVIKKGGFDLVFERGAVIDVKPQYDVTRQVIERMNQLK
- the dnaE gene encoding DNA polymerase III subunit alpha; translation: MPASFVHLRLHTEYSLVDGLVRVKPLIKALTGMNMPAVAVTDQNNMCSLVKFYKAAQGSGIKPICGVDLWLAGRDEDAALSRISLLAMNAQGYRNLTELISRGFIEGQRNGQIVIQRQWVAQASEGVIALSAAKEGEIGMALLGGNPGEADELLREWLEVFPDRFYIEVQRTNRTNDEEHLHAAVALAQRHGAPLVATNDVRFIKQADFEAHETRVCIGEGRALDDPRRSHNYSDQQYLKSPEEMAELFSDLPEALENTVEIAKRCNIDVKLGTHFLPNFPIPDGMTIDEYFRKVSFDGLEERLSVLLPKDTTEDYEAKRQVYVDRLNFELDIIIQMGFPGYFLIVMDFIQWAKSNGVPVGPGRGSGAGSLVAYVQKITDLDPLEYDLLFERFLNPERVSMPDFDVDFCMDGRDRVIEYVAEKYGRNAVSQIITFGSMAAKAVVRDVARVQGKSYGLADRLSKMIPFEVGMTLEKAYEQEEILRDFLKVDEEAAEIWEMALKLEGIVRNVGKHAGGVVIAPTKLTDFSPIYCDEAGDGLVTQFDKDDVEAAGLVKFDFLGLRTLTIIDWALKTINRERAKVDEEPLDIAFIPLDDMPTYQLLQRAETTAVFQLESRGMKELIKKLKPDCLEDLIALVALFRPGPLQSGMVDDFINRKHGRAELSYPHVDYQYEGLKPVLAPTYGIILYQEQVMQIAQVMAGYTLGGADMLRRAMGKKKPEEMAKQRGGFIDGCKTNNIDPDLAGNIFDLVEKFAGYGFNKSHSAAYGLVSYQTAWLKTHYPAPFMAAVLSADMHNTDKVVTLIEEVRTMKLRLDAPDVNISEFKFTVSDDGRILYGLGAIKGVGEGPVEAITDARQSGPFKDLFDFCARVDLKRVNKRTLDGLIRSGALDRLGPYFELEPKAYQANIDRNRSVLLAALEEAIQAAEQTARSRDSGHSDLFGGLFVEADADVYANHRKTRELSLKDRLRGEKETLGLYLTGHPIDEYEGEIRRFARQRIIDLKPARDTQTVAGLIIALRVMKNKKGDKMGFITLDDRSARIEASLFAEAFHSAQSLLQTDAMVVVEGEVSNDDFSGGLRLRAKRVMSIEDARTNLAESLRVTVHADALKGDRLRWLGDLCKRHRGACPITVDYTGQDARALLQLGEAWRIDPADSLIQALRDQFGRENVFLQYR
- the lpxA gene encoding acyl-ACP--UDP-N-acetylglucosamine O-acyltransferase, with translation MSLIDSRAIIDPTAVLADSVEVGPWSIIGAGVEIGEGTVIGPHVVLKGPTKIGKHNRIYQFSSVGEDTPDLKYKGEETRLVIGDHNVIREGVTIHRGTIQDRAETTLGDHNLIMAYAHIGHDSVIGNHVILVNNTALAGHVHVDDWAILSGFTLVHQFCHIGAHSFSGMGTAIGKDVPAFVTVFGNPAEARSMNFEGMRRRGFSEEAIHALRRAYKTVYRQGLTIAQALTELAEPAAQFPEVAVFVESIQTSTRGIIR
- the rnhB gene encoding ribonuclease HII, with protein sequence MQTGLDFTLVEDLVAGVDEVGRGPLCGAVVTAAVILDPTRPILGLNDSKKLTQAKREKLFVEIQEKALCWFIARAEVEEIDQLNILHATMLAMKRAVEGLVITPRLALIDGNRCPQLSVPSAPVVQGDAKVPAIAAASILAKVSRDREMAELELVYPGYGIGGHKGYPTPVHLEALARLGPTPIHRRSFAPVRAAHEARAGMIIGEALSSSIGLLQD
- the lpxD gene encoding UDP-3-O-(3-hydroxymyristoyl)glucosamine N-acyltransferase; the encoded protein is MSIVIKLGHLAEFLGATLRGDKDKDITGLASLQEAGPGQISFLAHPQYRKFLVDAQAAALLLKPADADGYAGDALLVPDPYLAYARISHLFDPKPKSAAGVHPTAVIAEDAEVDPAASIGAFAVVESGARIAAGVTIGAHCFIGARCEIGEGGWLAPRVTLYHDVRIGKRVVIQSGAVLGGEGFGFANEKGVWQKIAQIGGVTLGDDVEIGVNTAIDRGALDDTRIGNGVKLDNQIQIAHNVQIGDHTAMAACVGISGSTKIGKHCMFAGGVGLVGHIEICDGVFITGMTMVTHSITEPGSYSSGTAMQPAAEWRKSAARLRKIDDMARRLQKLEKVVETVTSSVNRSSDG
- the fabZ gene encoding 3-hydroxyacyl-ACP dehydratase FabZ, with translation MMDIKEIREYLPHRYPFLLVDRVTELDIENKNICAYKNVSVNEPFFNGHFPEHPIMPGVLIIEAMAQAAGILAFKMLDSKPSDGTLYYFVGSDKLRFRQPVLPGDKLVLEAQFLSSKRQIWKFLCKATVDGKAVCSAEIICAERKL